In a genomic window of Ipomoea triloba cultivar NCNSP0323 chromosome 3, ASM357664v1:
- the LOC116013219 gene encoding uncharacterized protein LOC116013219: protein MDRMVQMMERMTEFMMAQQAPNQNQVQPRVDYAKAIASRHPPTYAGEEDPVVLEEWIRTFDKLLDAVNCPADQRISSAVYYLTKAADNWWTTTGPGLLQDPDFDWEDFKTALRAQFYTKRIRGIKCEEFLRLKQKGASIQEYYAKYIELLRFAQDIVPDEVSKVRRFVRGMDWDTRRALSPFMCSTLKEAYKRVSDYYQVHLDQQEVYGRNKRKAEAQQGKSKLESKKPNLG, encoded by the coding sequence ATGGATCGCATGGTGCAGATGATGGAAAGAATGactgagttcatgatggctcagcaggCTCCAAACCAAAATCAAGTTCAGCCCCGAGTAGATTATGCCAAAGCAATAGCCAGCAGGCACCCTCCGACCTatgccggagaagaagatcccgtGGTTCTGGAAGAGTGGATCAGAACATTTGACAAGTTGTTGGACGCAGTAAACTGCCCTGCGGATCAGAGAATATCCTCCGCGGTGTACTACCTCACAAAGGCTGCGGACAATTGGTGGACTACAACAGGGCCTGGTCTTttgcaagacccagacttcgACTGGGAAGACTTCAAAACAGCATTGAGGGCTCAGTTTTACACTAAAAGAATTCGAGGAATTAAATGCGAAGAATTTCTAAGGCTGAAACAAAAAGGGGCAAGTATTCAGGAGTATTATGCAAAGTACATAGAACTGCTAAGGTTCGCCCAGGATATTGTGCCGGACGAAGTGAGCAAAGTCAGAAGATTTGTGCGCGGCATGGACTGGGATACCCGAAGAGCTCTTTCACCGTTTATGTGTTCAACCCTGAAAGAGGCATATAAACGGGTATCGGACTATTATCAAGTGCACCTGGATCAGCAGGAGGTGTACGGCCGAAACAAGAGAAAGGCCGAGGCGCAGCAGGGGAAATCGAAACTTGAAAGTAAGAAACCAAACTTAGGATAA
- the LOC116013220 gene encoding uncharacterized protein LOC116013220, which produces MLPPLNPNQWGRVTGGPRQGQSSGGDGRGNNVQQVSQGRPSSAASNTNNNRGKQPVGASNSGSQGRIFVVNSAQAQASDAVAGTFLINYVPGLVLFDTGATNSFISCMLADKLGLRSTTRLNLNVMTASGLVVACKNIYENVSIEIAGVNCPGNLIRFELEGIDVVLGMDWLEKYKARIVCNEKKILLRGPKGKRVSYRGIEKEPEPKLMTMRRLRKYAQKGYEVYLCLVQDTEVEKLEISRIPVVCEFPDMFPDDLAGMPPEREVEFTIDLMPGTSTISKAP; this is translated from the coding sequence ATGCTTCCACCCCTGAATCCAAATCAATGGGGAAGGGTTACTGGAGGACCGAGGCAGGGACAATCTAGTGGTGGAGATGGCAGAGGGAATAATGTCCAACAAGTAAGCCAGGGTAGACCATCGAGTGCTGCTTCCAATACTAACAACAATAGAGGAAAACAACCAGTTGGGGCCAGCAATTCAGGAAGCCAGGGGAGAATTTTCGTTGTCAATAGCGCCCAGGCTCAAGCAAGCGACGCCGTTGCCGGTACTTTCCTAATAAACTATGTGCCTGGTTTAGTTCTATTTGATACAGGAGCCACGAATTCTTTCATCTCTTGCATGCTTGCTGATAAATTGGGGTTAAGATCTACTACTAGGTTAAACCTTAACGTAATGACTGCCTCAGGACTAGTAGTAGCTTGTAAGAACATATATGAGAATGTTTCTATAGAGATAGCGGGAGTTAACTGTCCCGGGAATCTTATTCGGTTTGAGTTGGAAGGTATAGATGTGGTATTGGGAATGGACTGGTTAGAGAAATATAAAGCTCGAATAGTGtgtaatgaaaagaaaattctGTTAAGAGGAccgaaagggaaaagggtttCATATCGAGGAATCGAGAAGGAGCCCGAACCAAAGCTGATGACAATGCGAAGACTGAGAAAATACGCACAAAAGGGGtatgaagtgtacctctgtctGGTGCAGGATACGGAGGTAGAAAAACTGGAGATCAGTCGGATCCCAGTGGTGTGTGAATTTCCGGACATGTTCCCGGATGATCTTGCAGGAATGCCCCCTGAAagagaagtggaattcaccattgaCCTGATGCCAGGAACATCAACTATTTCCAAAGCaccttaa